The genomic region AGCGAAGCTGCGAGGCATTGAATTGAACACAATTGCATATAATTCAGCTATTGGAAGCTATATGAATTTGGGAGAACATGAGAAAGCTACAAACTTGTATCAATctatgaaaaagaagaaagttaAACCGGATTCTGTTACGTACACTGTGTTGATAAGTGGCTGTTGTAAGATTTCAAAACACAGTGAGGCACTAACATTTTTTGATGAAATGGTGGATTTGAAAATTCCTGTTTCCAAAGAGGTCTACTCATCTGTGATCTCTGCCTACAGCAAGATGGCAAGTTTTTGTTTAGCCAAAGTTACCCCTTATTATATTGTTGGTTACTTGAGAGCAACATCattaattcttttctttttattcattACAATAACTCAGGGACAACTTACGGAAGCAGAATCTATATTCAACTTGATGAAAATGGCTGGTTGTGCTCCTGATGTAGTTACATATACTACAATGCTGCATGCGTATAGTGCAACTGGTAAGATTGTATGTTAAACCTCTGGCATTCTTGGACACTAGTAGGATGAAGCACCCATGGAACTAAATCTTTCAGTGGTCTTTGTATAACAGAGAATTGGGAAAAGGCTTGTGTTCTATTCCAAGAAATGGAAACTAATGGCATCCAACTAGATGTCATTGCATGCTCAGCTTTAATGAGAGCTTTTAACAAAGGAGGCAACCCATCCAGGGTTCTTATTCTGGCTGAAATCATGCGAGAAAAAGAAATTCCTTTCAGTGATGCCATTTTCTTTGAAATGGTATCGGCCTGTAGCTTGTGAgtcgcttcttcttcttcctttactTTCTCTATGAGTAGTCGTCTGCACATTTCCTTGTCCTTCTCTATTTTTTAGTCTTATTAATAGATTTATCTGTTCTCAATTTGAAGACTTGTCTTATTCGTTCACTGGACTGATAAAAGTTATACAACATTAGCTTACATAAAATGGAATTGTTCGTTACGAAAATTTCCCATCTAAGTTGAATTTAcattacaaatacaaatacattCATCTCTATGATACATCCTGGAAAAATTGCTTATTTATGTAAATTAGGAAAAGTATCTTGTGTCCATGTTTTGTATTACTATTTTGATGAGTAACTTGCCTGAGCATCATATCTGTCCATGTTCTATCCTTGCCATATTTTAACTTCATCTCTGTTCCCAATTATTAAATTTGCTTCAATGAGGCATTATAGTTTCTATGCTTTTGTCATAAATTCTTTTTTCGTATTAGGtttcttttaccttttttttttttttttggacaaatttttgTGTTAGTTAAGAAACTgaaaatttgaactttgaatGAAGATTGCAAGATTGGAGAACAACAATGGAATTGATTCAGTTGATTGAGCCCTCACTACCTAGAGTTTCAATCGGACTTGTGAATCAACTTCTGCGTATTCTTGGAAGAAGTGGAAAGATTGAAACTATGATGAAGGTACCTAGAATTTCTCTAGTATTTGATAGATAAATGTTACAAAGCACACTACATTTATGCAAGCACCGATTTGCTTTCAtctatcctttttcttttaaactgAAGTTATTGGAAGTTAAATATGCACTATTCTGCAAACTCTGATTATGaataggttttttttcttttatcacgGTCAACCGTACAGTTATTCTACAAGATAGTGGCATCCAGTGGTGATATCAATTTTGATACTTATTCAATTTTGTTGAAGAATCTCTTGTCTGTCGGAAAttggagaaaatattttgagGTAATCTACACATCAAACTTCCATTTATGCACTTGTTTTAGTCAAGGTAAATGCTGTAATAGTTTGCATCATGCTATTTGTTGGTTACACACACATGATATGAAGGCCAAAAGTCCAATTACATTGGCATCATATTGAGACAGTACTTGTTCTTACTTTATGGTGCTCTAGCAAAAGTTCTGCATGTTATACATTGAGTCTCGAAGATAAGAAATATAAGAAATTACCTAGCGAATCCATGTGTAAGAGTTGGGTGGAGCACTGTCTTAGAACAAAGATTTGAACTTCGTCAAACTGAAACCACAAATGTGCCGTGTTTGCAtgcaaaatttaatttttgcttGCTTCTATAGGCTGTAACTATATGTGCTATATGTGGCCATTCAACAGTGTAATGCAAGATTCACCTTACACTATCTCATGCTTATGTCAAACTCAAAGTCCAAACAATATATTTGCGCAGGTACTGCAATGGATGGTGGATGCTGGAATTCGACCATCAAGCCAAATGTACCTTGATATATCATCTTTTGCACACAAAAGCGCTGGAGCCGAATATGCTACTCTTATAAAAGAAAGAATTGGTATGCACATGAATATATCCTTTTACCGAATTCTGTTATCTTGAAGACTATACTTTGTTTATGCCAGTTGAAATATTTGGAGGAATTGGTGTTCCCTTTGGGATGTGGTTGGGTAGGTAGGTATGATATATATGGGTTTAGTTAAAACATGAGCAATTCGAttgtgtgagaatttttttGTGTACCTGTTTTTGGTAGTACTAGTTTTCTGATTCTGTGATCAGAAAACAAAAGTTGTGCGGTAGCTGTTCAGTTTGTTGAGCGTGCCAATGATGAATATGTTTTCAGTCTAAGTGGTCTACATTTTTCCTTTTGCTCTTTATCTTCGCAAAGTCCTTCACGTCACTTATTGAATGATTAGATAACTAAAATCGGGTTATGAACTTGTGCAGaacttttaaaaagaaaatctggTTACCAAGATTCGACAAGCGAGCCCTGCGATACACAGTCCACCTCCTCGCTGATAAGTAGAACGAAGGAAGAGAACCACAGGCTGCTGGAATCAACAATGGCTGGTACGTATGCAGTTGCCGAGTACCATCTGTAACATATTTGATAGGCCGAAATGCAATATAGGAGATGATGTGTAAGTTTTGTAGAGCTCGTCCGAGATGAGAATGGTTGGAATGTTAGTAATTGCCTGATGTACAGCCTGTAAATGAATTCTTGTTCCACATTCATGTGTATCTGTTTGGACAGAACCAAATTGCAGTCTCTCCAACCGTTTCGATGTAAACAGATTCAAGTTAAAGTGGCATAATTTGTAATCTCAAAGACTCAAGGTGATGATGTAGCATGATTAATGGTACCATAGATTTCTCGTTACAAacgctttgaaattttaacaatCAGAATGCTCGTTGGATGTCATTACAGCGTATTTGAGACCGTCAGTCAGTGATCATACCAAGTAGATTGTATTATGGCCAAGAAATTCGGATCCATAATACTCAAAGGTCAATCCAGTGAGGAACGAAACACATTAAAAGGAAACTTCAAACAATTAGTCTGGCCTTGCCGATGGACTTGGTTGGCTCTCCGGTGGCTCCTCCTAAGAACCATGCGGCGTCCGCGGTTAACGCCGCTGCTACGCAGCATGCACTTTGAAAAGCATCCTAAATTACGCAACTACCCCGCTTCTCATCCTAGCCGTTACAACCTTTTCAACAATAACTTGTCGAAGCATCATGACTgccatcaagaaaacaaaacagggGCACATTCGTAATTGCACCTCCCCTTCATCTTCTCTCACTGTAGCTTTTCCCGTCCACGGTGATTCACTGAAACGAACACAAACAAAACCCGAACAACTCACTCACACTCAGGcactcatctctctctccatttctctctctttagGGTTTTAGTTTGGGTTAAACTGGAGTGGTCCCAAGACCGAAAGCGGCGGCAGTGGCGGTGGGGAAGCAGAGGCGTCGGAGGAGGTGATGGCGACCGATCAGCTAATGGTGTACAGGGGGGTGACGAAAgcgaagaaagagagaggatgTACGGCAAAAGAGCGCATCAGCAAAATTCCTCCGTGTTCTGCTGGAAAACGCAGCTCCATTTACCACTCGGTAAGtaagctcctctttctctttctgtttggttgctaagaaaaaaagagaggaatttTGATTAGATTTGATTGGGAATTTGGGTATGAAAATGTAGGCACAGGTGGACAGGTCGTTATGAGGCTCATCTCTGGGATAAAAGTACTTGGAATCAGAACCAGAATAAGAAGGGAAAACAAGGTCTCAcataccatatatatatatatatatttggtatgtGTATAAATATTGTATACATGTGTAATTTCTGACAAGCATTTGATTTCTTGGATTGTGCATGCAAATGTTGGCGCATGATGATTCGATACATATTCCAGTTTACTCGGGTAAGTTGGGGGTTCAGTTTGTCATAGATTACTCAAGAAAGTGGCAATTTCTCGTGTAAGCTATCGGTTTAATTATTAATCCTTGAGTAGCGTAAGGAATTTACAGGGGCCTATGACGATGAAGAGGCTGCAGCTAGAGCTTATGATCTTGCTGCCTTGAAATATTGGGGTCCTGGCACTCTCATCAATTTTCCTGTGAGATTAATGCCATTGATTTGCTgatttcattttattgtttttattcacTTGAAATTTCGTCCCTTTTTGGTATTTGGTTTAGCATTTGTTTTACTGTTGAGTATACCGTAAGTAAGAGAACACACTTAAGTTTTTCAAATCAGCATCTCTGTTCTTCATGCCAATAAGTAAATATTTTCGAGTTGTCaactaaaatattatatttgttCAAGTTAGCTCTTCCTTCAATTATTACACAAGGGATCTTGAAGAGATGCAGAATGCCAGAAGGTGTCAAGGGAGGAATACCTTGCATCTCTTCAGAGGTGTGTATATAGATTTTGAGTacacatttttttaaaagaaaatttgaaagtaCATATTTGAATCTGAAAGCTTTGCATATTTCTAATTGTAATTCTCCTCCTGCAGAAAAAGCAGTGGTTTCTCAAGAGGAATTTCTAAATATCGAGGGCTTTCTAGGTATGCTTTACCTTTAAATGTTACTTGTATGCCCAATATATTAGACTCGTTTCTCATAGGACTTCTTGGCACATTATGTTATTCCTAAAGGATGCTCATTTATAAGTTTTGAGATTGagctttgtttctttttcttctcttttttcggCGTCAACCATCCCAAACTGGGTTGTGGACAGAAGTAAAAAGCTTGTTGTATTTGATAGTTTGTCACAAGAATTCTACATAGAAAATTATACATCATTCAAACTCATCGAGTGATACAAGAAAAACTCAATCCACAAGTGGTTTAAATAATGTTTGTTATTTGTATTTTCTTCCATATCGTGTTCTTGGTTGTTAATGTTTATAGCCCCCATTTTGAACCAAACAAACCGTAGAGAACCTATCCATCTGGTGCATTGCATCAATACAGTATCAATTTTTTGTGTTGCTGATTTTCAGCTTGTAGAGAGGCAAAAATGTCTCCAAATTTGTGCAAAGCCAGTAATTTATATTGTGTTTCTTCATTCCGTTCTGAATTTTTATTCTTTGTACACATAACAGTCGTTGGGAGCCGTCATTGTGTCATATGGGTGGATCTGAGTACTTCAATAGCATACATTATGGTAAGTCCTAAACGGATGCTGAACTGAAGCCATATTTTGGATAAGAGGGCTCTGAAAAATCTGTTTCCTTGATCTGAATCTTCTGCAAAACAAAGTCGCATATGGAGGCTTTCGAATATATTATATTCCTTTCATCTGGATTACTACCTGAATCAGTGCCACTTTGCATGTGTCTTGTATGACTTAAAGGTACAGGCATTGATCCAGCAACAGAAAGTGAACTTTTGGGAGCTTTTTGCATTGAAAGAAAGATTGACCTAACGAGTTACATCAAGTGGTGGGGACCCAACAGATCTCGTCAAGCTGAAACTGGCATGGAATCGtcagaagaaacaaaaaatggtTGTGTTGGAGATATTGGAGTTGAACTTAAAACATTAGAATGGGGAATCCAGCCTACTGAACCATAACAGATGCCCCGTTTGGGCATCTCTCATGTAAGTAAAAAGCATAAAGGTACCAGAGTCTCTGCCATGAGCATCCTCTCATGGTCAGCTGCCTATAAGAACTTGCAAGAGAAAGCATCACAAATGGAGGAAAACAATGCAGATAATGAtgagaatgaaaacaaaaatacctTCCACAAGATGGATTATGGCAAGGCAGTTGAGAAATCCACAAGTCATGACGAGAGACTTAGTTCTGTATTAGGAATGAGTGGTGGAATGTCTCTCCAAACAGATGTGTTCCCGTTGGCTCCCTTCTTGTCTGCACCACTTCTGACCAACTAAAATGCTATCGATCCCTTGGTAGATGGCATTCTTTGGAAGTCGCTTGCTCCTGTTCTTCCTTCTGGAATTTCTTGTACGACTGAAGTTGGTATTTTCAGTTCAAGAATCTctctccttttgttttcttgtgtTCTGATTCCATGAGAAATAATAAGCCAATACTTTGCTTGCTCCATATGGTAATGCAGATTACAAAGACAGAGACAAGTTCAACTTTCACTTTATTTCAGCCCGAAGAATGATGTTGCATTTCCTTTTGCTCTAAAAGTTGGTGAAGTGCATGCTAACAGTTTCTTGACGACCTCTATTCAGAAGGTTTTACCTACGCATGACATGCGATAAACGCAGGGAAAAAAGTGCGCAAACATTTGATGTGGCCTTGATAACGAAGAGGTTTGTACTACATGGGGTGTATCTTTTTATAATGAAAAACTTTATTGTATGCTGACAAGCTGGTTTCATAGAATGGGTGCGTTTCTTGTTCTTGATTTGAATAATTTGTACAGAAAGCATGGTTATTTGTAAAAATGCATATATTTGAATCACTCTGGTTTCAAATGAATGATGGTAATGGAAAAGGTATGAAACCGTTGCACCGTAATCTGATCGAGTTAAGCTTACCATTCACGATCGATATGATCCTTGCAAGACTCTGAGGgtatgaattgaattgaagcTACAATATTCAAATTTTTCATTCCTACTTTCGTAACCAAACAACCAGATACAATTAGTTAATCAATAGCTAGCGACCCGTCAGTCGTAACTACTATATAGTGTGCATTGAACAAAAGAATCAAAGCGTTCATCACATGATGGGGACCACAGAGTTTTGCATCAAGGAAGAAGAGCATTcacattctcacttacaaacAAACCAAGAATCTTCAATCAACAAAAAGGAAACCATCTAGAACTACTGTGACTAACATCAATTTCAAGTTGAATTGATGCTCCATCGCATGTGAGTATGTCACATTTAGATTGAAGGGGAATCGATCCAGTGGAAATTATGGTGTGTTCGCCAACTTGAAGTCACAGTCCTCCCAAATCAAAAGGGAATCAGTATAGccatttggtgaatttggagtCTTGCAAGGAGGTGGAGAGTCAAGGTTGTCAGACTGCCAGGGGTTTCGATACTCAGGTATCTCTTCCAAATCCATATACTTCGAGGGACTCTGGGGctgaaacaaagaaaaacatgAGGGTTAAGAAAAGTCGAACCCAACAAGAGTAAATGCAGAAAAAAGTAATCTTCTTGGCAATGAAATGCAAAACTTACCTCAGATTTACTTGGCAGTGAAGATGCACATGAAGATGTAAGCTTCTCGGAAGAATctgaacaaaaaaatgaatgatcTGATAAGTTGAAATGCCCAggaaaataaccaatttcaagaAACTCAACTATTTTTTAAAAGATGTAATACCGCCATGTACTCCAAGTGCCATCAGAAACTGACGAAACTGATGAATCTCATCAATGTCCTGTGCTTTCATGCACTCTTGATGATTGTGCAGAAACCCTTCCTCTGCAATATTATCAGGACAAACAGGCTGCTTTGGCATTACCCTCTGCTTTGTGTTGTTCTTCACCGGTGCAGCCCGTGTGTTTGAAATATCACGTAACGCGTTCCTGGTACTGGTCTGAACTTTATCTGAGGCTTTAGACAAGCCCTTGTTATTGCTTGCATCACCACAAATGATTACCTTGGAAGACTGCTTTTTTGATGCCTGAGTCAGAGCAGCAGGCTTCCCTGAATTCGATAAATCACCAAGCGGTTTCCTTCCACCAAGCCcgcctttcttttttgttttcaaggcaTCACCCTTCCCCACAAGAGAAGCT from Pyrus communis chromosome 9, drPyrComm1.1, whole genome shotgun sequence harbors:
- the LOC137744742 gene encoding uncharacterized protein, which produces MASTLGALFQDQNLSVHSKGASLVGKGDALKTKKKGGLGGRKPLGDLSNSGKPAALTQASKKQSSKVIICGDASNNKGLSKASDKVQTSTRNALRDISNTRAAPVKNNTKQRVMPKQPVCPDNIAEEGFLHNHQECMKAQDIDEIHQFRQFLMALGVHGDSSEKLTSSCASSLPSKSEPQSPSKYMDLEEIPEYRNPWQSDNLDSPPPCKTPNSPNGYTDSLLIWEDCDFKLANTP